From Verrucomicrobiales bacterium, one genomic window encodes:
- a CDS encoding PQQ-dependent sugar dehydrogenase: MILPALHSPAWSVSAGLLRWFVRLGLMVFGMGLLGTVPAAPRILWTNETLVGSPEPPTPYVVEPAFPRLKLKSPLYLADEPGSDRLWVVLQGGEKDRPSRILSWRNSPEAEQTQEVLEISRRQLIYGLTFHPGFSSNRWVYLFCNGPTGDASRTNRILRYRVSAGEAPRCEPESEKLILEWFSAGHDGGDLAFGLDGMLYITAGDGSSDSDTYNSGQDLSNLLATLIRINVDQPEAGRNYSVPSDNPFVKHPGARPEIWAYGFRNPWRMDIDRRTGDIWVGNNGQDLWETAYLVRRGDNYGWSVLEGSHPFYPNRRRGPTPISAPIIEHAHSEFRSLTGGVVYQGGLFPSLTGAYVYGDYSTGKIWGARHREGRLVWHQELADTTLQIVAFRNDQHGNLLVVDLGGGIYRLSPRIPAPLARPFPKRLSETGLFSSVAKHLPHPGLIPYVVNVAGWVDGAQADRFIALSGDAKMHYAATRGWNFTNRTVLVQTLSLPGVDGRAERGVRVETRLLVRDDNEWQGYSYAWNVDQTEAYLVSKEGTNLVMRGRPDGGPEVSWRVPSRADCLSCHARAVNYVLGLSQVQLNCSVDLGSGRENQLEVFRRLDLFHEPPPASLDQSPRLVNPYDETQELEARARSYLHANCSVCHVEAGGGNARMELEFSRSLEAMNLVSARPQHDTFGLTNAMIIAPGLPDSSVMVHRISQRGRGQMPPLGTSKVDERAIALMRRWIAGMKSETRLVRDWKVQDLEAELVLIQQGKLGASDAGKQVFRQVGCVQCHRLGGEGGSVGPDLTDVGRRLGLAALLESLVDPSKTIADGYVSQEWETKDGEVITGTVEREENEFWIIRTASSLVGTVRLAKSTVVSQRASSLSNMPSGMLNSLEKQQVVDLLAYVFSGGDGK, encoded by the coding sequence GTGATCTTGCCTGCTCTACACTCTCCCGCCTGGTCGGTCTCGGCTGGATTACTCCGTTGGTTCGTTCGGCTCGGGTTGATGGTCTTTGGCATGGGGCTGCTTGGGACCGTGCCAGCGGCTCCACGAATCTTGTGGACCAACGAAACGCTAGTGGGCTCGCCCGAGCCGCCGACGCCCTATGTCGTGGAGCCTGCCTTTCCGAGGTTGAAGCTTAAATCGCCCCTCTATCTAGCCGACGAACCGGGCAGTGATCGTCTCTGGGTGGTACTCCAGGGAGGAGAGAAGGACCGACCGTCGCGGATCCTGAGCTGGCGTAACAGTCCCGAAGCCGAACAGACCCAAGAAGTCCTGGAGATTTCCCGGCGACAACTCATTTACGGACTCACCTTTCATCCGGGATTTTCTTCGAACCGCTGGGTCTATCTTTTCTGCAACGGCCCGACCGGTGACGCTTCGAGAACGAATCGAATCTTGCGTTACCGCGTCTCTGCCGGAGAGGCCCCGCGCTGTGAGCCCGAGTCCGAGAAGCTGATTCTGGAATGGTTTTCGGCCGGACATGATGGCGGTGATCTGGCTTTTGGTCTCGATGGGATGCTTTATATCACCGCCGGTGATGGTTCGAGCGATTCGGACACCTACAATAGCGGCCAGGATCTGAGCAATCTGTTGGCGACCTTGATTCGGATCAATGTCGACCAGCCTGAGGCTGGCCGGAACTATTCGGTTCCGAGCGATAACCCGTTTGTGAAGCACCCGGGCGCTCGACCGGAAATCTGGGCGTATGGGTTCCGCAACCCTTGGAGAATGGATATCGACCGTCGTACGGGCGATATTTGGGTGGGTAACAATGGTCAGGATCTTTGGGAAACCGCCTATCTCGTTCGCCGCGGAGACAACTACGGGTGGAGCGTGTTGGAAGGTAGCCACCCCTTCTATCCCAACCGACGGCGAGGTCCGACACCGATTTCTGCACCGATCATTGAGCATGCTCATTCGGAGTTTAGATCCCTCACGGGGGGCGTGGTGTATCAAGGCGGTCTTTTTCCCAGCCTGACGGGTGCCTATGTGTATGGAGACTATTCCACCGGCAAGATCTGGGGTGCTCGGCATCGCGAGGGACGCCTGGTGTGGCATCAGGAGCTGGCGGATACGACGCTCCAGATTGTGGCGTTTCGCAACGACCAACATGGCAACCTGTTGGTGGTGGATTTGGGCGGGGGCATTTATCGGCTTTCCCCGCGCATCCCCGCGCCACTGGCTCGCCCGTTCCCGAAACGTCTGAGTGAGACCGGACTTTTCAGCTCGGTTGCAAAGCACCTGCCACACCCCGGATTGATTCCCTATGTGGTCAATGTGGCGGGGTGGGTCGATGGGGCGCAGGCGGACCGGTTTATCGCGCTCTCCGGGGATGCCAAGATGCACTACGCCGCAACCCGAGGTTGGAATTTCACCAATCGGACGGTCCTGGTGCAAACGCTGAGTTTGCCGGGGGTGGATGGGAGGGCGGAGCGTGGTGTGCGGGTCGAGACGCGGTTGTTGGTACGAGACGACAATGAGTGGCAGGGCTATTCGTATGCCTGGAATGTGGATCAAACGGAAGCGTACCTTGTGTCCAAGGAAGGAACCAATCTGGTGATGCGGGGCCGTCCGGATGGCGGTCCCGAGGTAAGTTGGCGTGTTCCCAGTCGAGCTGACTGCCTATCGTGCCATGCCCGGGCGGTGAACTACGTGCTCGGCCTGAGTCAGGTTCAGCTGAATTGCAGTGTTGACCTTGGATCCGGAAGGGAAAACCAACTCGAGGTGTTTCGTCGCTTGGACCTATTTCATGAACCTCCTCCCGCCTCACTGGACCAGTCGCCACGGCTGGTGAATCCCTATGACGAGACCCAAGAATTGGAGGCTCGAGCGCGATCCTACTTACACGCCAATTGTTCGGTGTGTCATGTGGAAGCGGGGGGAGGGAATGCCCGCATGGAGCTGGAGTTCTCCCGATCTCTCGAGGCGATGAACCTGGTCTCAGCGCGCCCTCAGCACGACACGTTTGGCCTGACGAATGCCATGATTATCGCCCCCGGCCTTCCGGACAGCTCGGTGATGGTTCATCGGATTTCGCAACGGGGCCGTGGTCAAATGCCGCCCTTGGGAACCTCGAAGGTGGATGAGCGGGCGATTGCGTTGATGCGACGCTGGATTGCGGGGATGAAGTCGGAGACGCGTTTGGTGCGGGACTGGAAGGTCCAGGATCTGGAGGCGGAGCTGGTGCTGATTCAACAGGGCAAGCTGGGGGCGTCGGATGCGGGGAAGCAGGTCTTCCGGCAGGTGGGCTGTGTTCAGTGTCATCGCCTGGGCGGTGAGGGCGGTTCGGTAGGGCCGGATTTGACGGACGTCGGACGACGGCTCGGACTGGCTGCGCTGTTGGAGTCGTTGGTGGACCCTTCGAAGACCATTGCCGACGGATATGTTTCTCAAGAATGGGAAACGAAGGATGGAGAGGTGATTACGGGAACGGTGGAGCGTGAGGAAAACGAATTCTGGATCATTCGCACCGCCTCCTCTTTGGTGGGAACCGTCCGGCTTGCCAAGTCCACGGTGGTGAGCCAGCGAGCCTCATCCCTTTCGAACATGCCGTCCGGCATGCTGAACTCGCTCGAAAAACAGCAGGTCGTGGACCTGCTGGCTTATGTCTTTTCCGGAGGCGACGGGAAGTAG
- a CDS encoding HAMP domain-containing histidine kinase translates to MLSRLPLFAKIQLWFFLNLILLAAVALLVVTFQFHFGMDWLLASQAGDRVQAVADALAEELREEPRSNWEALLKELSEAQGVDFGLFANEGRLLAGAPSELPEAVRMRIGGGPPGGRPIPDGPGAAELPSRRGGRLGPRGSPPKMMVRTTEPTRYWVLVRLRLTDKAGQRPFPATLVASSPSFRGNGLFFDVKPWLIAGGGVVILSGLFWLPLIRSMTRAIGQLTRVTEQIAEGRFEARVPTDRGDEIGSLAQSVNRMAERLSGYVNGQKRFLGDISHELCAPLARLQMVIGILEQRGDPAFRESVQDAAEEVKEMSSLVNELLSFSKAGLRPQDVKLQSVELLELARRVVDREAPEARVDVRVPVGMSALGDPELVARALANLVRNALRYAGESGPIAVLGELVGGEVQLKVQDQGPGVPEEFLPRIFDPFFRVEASRSRETGGVGLGLSIVKTCMDACQGRVSARNRVPSGLEVVLHLQSGR, encoded by the coding sequence ATGCTCTCCCGACTTCCACTCTTTGCCAAGATTCAGCTCTGGTTCTTCCTGAACCTGATCCTGCTCGCTGCGGTCGCGCTCTTGGTGGTGACGTTTCAATTTCATTTCGGGATGGATTGGTTGCTGGCTTCGCAGGCGGGCGATCGGGTGCAGGCGGTGGCGGATGCGTTGGCCGAGGAACTCCGGGAGGAGCCGCGCTCGAATTGGGAGGCGCTGCTGAAGGAGTTGAGCGAGGCGCAGGGGGTGGATTTCGGCCTCTTTGCCAACGAGGGAAGGCTTTTGGCGGGAGCTCCTTCGGAGCTACCTGAGGCGGTCCGGATGAGGATAGGTGGGGGTCCGCCCGGGGGGCGTCCGATCCCTGACGGGCCAGGGGCAGCCGAGCTTCCTTCGCGTCGAGGTGGCCGTCTAGGACCGCGAGGCAGCCCGCCGAAGATGATGGTTCGAACGACCGAACCGACTCGCTATTGGGTGCTGGTTCGCCTCCGTCTGACGGATAAGGCGGGGCAGCGTCCGTTCCCGGCGACTCTGGTGGCGAGCTCCCCCTCGTTCCGCGGGAATGGTCTCTTTTTCGATGTCAAACCGTGGCTGATCGCCGGAGGAGGGGTGGTGATTCTTTCCGGACTGTTCTGGTTGCCATTGATCCGCAGTATGACGCGGGCGATTGGACAATTGACCCGAGTCACGGAGCAGATTGCCGAAGGACGGTTCGAGGCTCGAGTTCCCACGGACCGTGGCGATGAGATCGGGTCTTTGGCGCAGTCGGTGAACCGCATGGCGGAGAGGTTGTCGGGCTACGTCAACGGTCAAAAGCGCTTTCTGGGGGACATTTCTCATGAGTTGTGCGCGCCGCTGGCTCGGCTGCAAATGGTGATCGGCATTCTGGAACAGCGTGGCGACCCGGCATTTCGTGAATCCGTTCAAGATGCGGCCGAAGAGGTGAAGGAGATGTCCTCATTGGTCAATGAGTTGCTCAGTTTTTCCAAAGCAGGGCTGCGGCCTCAGGATGTGAAGCTGCAGTCCGTTGAGCTGTTGGAATTGGCAAGGCGTGTGGTGGACCGCGAAGCACCCGAGGCGCGAGTGGATGTTCGCGTTCCGGTGGGAATGTCGGCGTTGGGAGATCCAGAGTTGGTGGCTCGCGCCCTTGCTAACTTGGTCCGCAATGCGCTTCGCTATGCGGGCGAGTCAGGGCCGATCGCGGTCCTTGGAGAACTCGTGGGAGGGGAAGTGCAACTCAAGGTTCAAGATCAGGGACCGGGAGTTCCGGAAGAGTTCTTGCCTCGAATTTTTGATCCGTTTTTCCGCGTGGAAGCTTCCCGGAGTCGCGAGACCGGAGGAGTTGGTTTGGGCCTCTCCATCGTGAAAACCTGCATGGACGCCTGTCAGGGACGAGTCTCAGCTCGCAATCGCGTGCCATCGGGCCTAGAGGTCGTCCTCCATTTGCAGAGCGGACGGTGA
- a CDS encoding response regulator transcription factor produces MTSTNLNQPQAADASEGGTRILVIDDDKKLCRLIRDYLQPMGYQVSTVHTGPEGVAATQSAAWDAVILDVMLPGLDGFEVLRRIRKSSEVPVLMLTARGEEADRIVGLEMGADDYLPKTFSTRELLARLRAVIRRGQRPATTPIPSAEGADPVCGVGSLRVDPNTRTAMLGAESLSLTPVEFDLLLSLARARGRVRSREQLLEEIRDRNYDVFDRSIDVHISSLRKKLGDDPKEPRFIRTLRSAGYMLINPEAP; encoded by the coding sequence ATGACCTCAACGAATCTCAATCAGCCGCAGGCTGCGGATGCTTCCGAGGGCGGCACTCGAATTCTGGTGATTGACGATGACAAGAAGCTCTGTCGACTGATTCGGGACTATCTTCAACCGATGGGCTATCAGGTCAGCACGGTTCATACGGGCCCGGAAGGCGTGGCTGCCACGCAGTCCGCTGCGTGGGATGCCGTCATTCTGGATGTCATGTTGCCGGGGCTGGATGGTTTTGAGGTGCTGCGACGGATTCGAAAGAGCTCGGAGGTCCCCGTGCTGATGCTGACCGCCCGTGGAGAGGAAGCTGATCGCATTGTAGGCTTGGAGATGGGGGCCGACGATTACCTGCCCAAAACCTTCTCGACCCGGGAACTGCTGGCGCGCTTGCGGGCGGTGATTCGCCGGGGGCAGCGTCCGGCGACAACTCCCATTCCCAGTGCCGAGGGTGCGGATCCGGTTTGCGGCGTGGGGTCGTTGCGCGTAGACCCTAACACGAGGACGGCGATGTTGGGTGCAGAGTCTCTCAGCCTCACTCCGGTGGAATTTGATTTGCTGTTAAGCTTGGCCAGGGCTCGGGGCCGAGTGCGTAGCCGCGAACAGTTGCTGGAGGAGATCCGCGATCGCAACTACGACGTCTTCGACCGGTCGATCGATGTTCACATTTCGAGTCTGCGCAAGAAGTTGGGAGACGATCCGAAGGAACCTCGCTTCATTCGGACTCTTCGTTCCGCAGGATACATGCTGATCAACCCTGAGGCTCCTTGA
- a CDS encoding ABC transporter permease, which yields MASEHDKRSKWARFLSLAGPFLGLAFVTGIFAFSEDLRPVFYTGANWKNILTQTVIVSLGALGMTLIIVSGGIDLSVGSVVALTGVVGARLLEQHVSPPLVVLATVLTGGLIGLINGSIIAGFRMLPFVVTLGMMGIARGAAKWLAGNQTVNIEGESPVVKVMEKLSPDTFLPLPSGVWIALVLTALVSLMLRCTVFGRYIFAIGSNEATARLCGISVRLHKVLIYSIAGLFFGLAGLMQLSRLTQGDPSVAVGLELDIIAAVVIGGASLSGGTGSVMGSVIGALIMAVLRAGSSQMNWDNYVQEIIIGIVIIFAVGLDKLRQRQSAA from the coding sequence ATGGCAAGCGAACACGATAAACGCTCCAAGTGGGCCAGGTTTTTGAGTTTGGCTGGGCCCTTTTTGGGCTTGGCCTTCGTCACCGGCATTTTCGCGTTCAGCGAAGATCTGCGGCCCGTCTTCTACACGGGAGCGAATTGGAAAAACATCCTGACTCAGACCGTTATCGTTTCCCTAGGAGCGCTGGGCATGACGCTGATCATTGTGAGCGGTGGCATCGATTTGAGCGTCGGCTCGGTGGTGGCGTTGACAGGGGTGGTGGGCGCTCGTCTTTTGGAGCAGCACGTTTCTCCTCCGCTGGTGGTCCTGGCCACGGTTTTGACGGGCGGGCTGATCGGTCTGATCAACGGGTCCATCATCGCGGGGTTTCGGATGCTGCCCTTTGTCGTCACGCTGGGCATGATGGGAATTGCCCGGGGTGCCGCGAAATGGCTGGCGGGCAATCAGACCGTCAATATCGAAGGAGAATCGCCGGTCGTCAAAGTGATGGAGAAGCTAAGTCCGGACACGTTTCTCCCGCTTCCGTCCGGGGTCTGGATCGCGCTGGTGCTGACCGCCTTGGTTTCGTTGATGCTTCGTTGCACCGTGTTCGGAAGATACATTTTTGCCATCGGCTCCAACGAGGCGACGGCGCGGCTTTGCGGCATTTCCGTCCGGCTTCACAAAGTGCTGATCTATTCCATTGCCGGGCTCTTTTTCGGCCTGGCTGGGCTGATGCAGCTTTCGCGACTCACTCAGGGCGATCCCAGCGTGGCAGTCGGACTCGAGTTGGACATCATCGCGGCGGTGGTGATTGGAGGCGCGAGCCTTAGTGGAGGCACGGGAAGCGTGATGGGATCGGTTATTGGTGCCCTCATCATGGCGGTGCTCCGTGCCGGCTCGAGTCAGATGAACTGGGATAACTACGTCCAGGAGATCATCATTGGAATTGTGATTATCTTCGCGGTGGGACTGGACAAGCTCCGGCAGCGGCAGTCGGCCGCCTAG
- a CDS encoding sugar ABC transporter ATP-binding protein translates to MSTRLQITGIRKQFGATLALRSVSLELKAGQVQAIIGENGAGKSTLMKILSGACEPDGGTILLDGVPFQPRDPQHARRAGVAMIYQELNLAPHLSVEENIVLGQEPARWGWVDARRRRELAVQALRELQHEHLPLDLPVNRCTIAEQQLVEIARALLHEPKVLILDEPTSSLTQVDSERLFRVIQRLRDRGVSILYISHFLEECQRISDTYTVLRDGESVGSGSMATSSLTEIIRLMVGRDVTEIYPRSERTLGEPVFELHNLAGLSKPKAASLSLRRGEILGIAGLVGAGRTEMLRAAFGLDAIESGKVKVFGRDSTRGTPSDRWNRGVGLVSENRKEEGLLLQRSLADNLTLSRFSAVAQHGLVRRGKQGQQAQELMTRLRVRARDPWQAVGELSGGNQQKISIGRLLHHEAEIFLLDEPTRGIDVGSKAEIYRLINELAGQGKAVLFVSSYLPELMGVCDTIAVMCRGILGEKRPVSQWTEHAIIEAAVGKG, encoded by the coding sequence GTGTCGACCCGACTCCAGATCACCGGAATTCGCAAGCAGTTCGGAGCGACCTTGGCGCTTCGATCGGTCAGCCTGGAGCTGAAGGCGGGTCAGGTTCAGGCCATCATCGGCGAGAACGGAGCGGGCAAGAGTACGCTGATGAAGATTCTCAGCGGTGCCTGCGAGCCGGATGGGGGGACCATTCTGCTGGACGGGGTGCCCTTTCAGCCCAGGGATCCGCAGCACGCGCGCCGCGCCGGCGTGGCGATGATCTATCAGGAGCTGAACCTCGCTCCCCACCTTTCGGTGGAGGAAAACATTGTTCTGGGGCAGGAACCTGCTCGCTGGGGGTGGGTGGATGCTCGGAGACGTCGGGAGCTGGCCGTTCAGGCCTTGCGGGAGCTCCAGCACGAGCATCTGCCCCTGGACCTGCCGGTGAACCGGTGCACGATTGCCGAACAACAATTGGTCGAGATCGCGCGGGCGCTGCTGCACGAGCCCAAGGTGCTCATCCTGGATGAGCCGACCAGCAGTCTGACCCAGGTGGACAGCGAGCGGCTCTTTCGCGTGATCCAGCGCTTGCGAGACCGGGGGGTGAGCATCCTCTATATCAGCCACTTTCTCGAAGAGTGCCAGCGTATCAGCGATACCTACACGGTGCTTCGCGATGGCGAGTCGGTGGGCAGTGGATCCATGGCCACCAGCTCGCTGACGGAGATCATCCGGCTGATGGTGGGACGCGATGTGACGGAGATCTACCCGCGCAGCGAGCGGACCTTGGGAGAGCCGGTATTCGAACTGCACAACCTCGCAGGATTGAGCAAGCCCAAAGCAGCCAGCCTCTCCCTGCGTCGTGGTGAAATCCTGGGCATCGCCGGACTGGTGGGGGCTGGTCGAACGGAGATGCTGCGCGCGGCTTTTGGCCTGGATGCGATCGAGTCCGGAAAGGTAAAGGTCTTTGGTCGCGACAGCACCCGAGGCACTCCCTCGGATCGGTGGAATCGCGGGGTGGGTCTGGTGAGTGAGAATCGGAAGGAAGAAGGACTTCTTCTCCAGCGAAGCTTGGCGGACAACTTGACCCTGAGCCGGTTCTCGGCGGTGGCGCAGCATGGTCTGGTGCGACGAGGTAAGCAGGGGCAACAGGCGCAGGAGTTGATGACGCGGCTGCGGGTGCGCGCTCGAGATCCCTGGCAGGCGGTGGGGGAGTTGTCGGGCGGCAATCAGCAAAAGATTTCGATTGGCCGCTTGTTGCATCACGAAGCGGAGATCTTTCTTCTCGATGAGCCTACCCGGGGCATTGATGTGGGCAGCAAGGCCGAGATCTATCGACTGATCAACGAACTGGCGGGGCAAGGCAAGGCCGTGCTGTTCGTGAGTTCCTATCTGCCCGAGCTGATGGGAGTTTGTGATACCATCGCGGTGATGTGTCGGGGTATCCTGGGGGAGAAGCGTCCGGTCTCGCAATGGACTGAGCATGCAATCATTGAGGCGGCGGTGGGAAAGGGATGA